A section of the Stenotrophomonas acidaminiphila genome encodes:
- a CDS encoding FAD-binding oxidoreductase produces the protein MTDPRLDTLLLACPGLRLKTDPADLEHYGRDWTRRWTPAPLAIALPGSVEDVQAVVRWANQNTVAVVPSGGRTGLSGGAVAANGELVLSLERLNKALDFNAVDRTLTVQAGMPLEAVHNAAREHGLQYPVDFAARGSCSIGGNIATNAGGIRVIRYGNTREWVAGLKVVAGNGELLEFNKGLIKNSSGYDFRQLMIGSEGTLGIVVEATLKLVDPPPATNVMLLALPSFEVLMRVFSAFRERLQLEAFEFFTDRAVQHVTAHGAPYPFAETYPYYVVTEYAAADEAGEAAALAAFEHCMEQGWVLDGVISASEAQAQQLWRLREGITEALARYRPYKNDVSVRISAMPNFLAEAQSLIGGAYPHFDVVWFGHIGDGNLHINVLKPDDTSDAEFLGQCEHVTKLLAQVLHRFHGSISAEHGIGLVKKPYLSSTRDAAEIALMRGVKQAFDPLGLMNPGKVFDL, from the coding sequence ATGACCGACCCGCGCCTGGACACCCTGCTGCTTGCCTGCCCGGGGCTGCGCCTGAAGACCGATCCGGCCGACCTGGAGCACTACGGGCGCGACTGGACCCGGCGCTGGACGCCGGCACCGCTGGCCATCGCGCTGCCGGGCAGCGTCGAGGACGTGCAGGCGGTGGTGCGCTGGGCCAACCAGAACACCGTGGCGGTGGTGCCCTCCGGCGGCAGGACCGGCCTGTCCGGCGGTGCGGTGGCGGCCAACGGCGAGCTGGTGCTTAGCCTGGAGCGGCTGAACAAGGCGCTGGATTTCAACGCGGTGGACCGCACCCTCACCGTGCAGGCCGGCATGCCGCTGGAGGCCGTGCACAACGCCGCCCGCGAGCACGGCCTGCAGTACCCGGTGGACTTCGCCGCGCGCGGGTCCTGCTCGATCGGCGGCAACATCGCCACCAACGCCGGCGGCATCCGCGTGATCCGCTATGGCAATACCCGCGAGTGGGTGGCCGGCCTCAAGGTGGTGGCCGGCAACGGCGAACTGCTCGAATTCAACAAGGGCCTGATCAAGAACTCCAGCGGCTACGACTTCCGCCAGCTGATGATCGGCTCGGAGGGCACCCTCGGTATCGTGGTCGAGGCGACGCTGAAGCTGGTCGATCCGCCGCCGGCGACCAACGTCATGCTGCTGGCGCTGCCCTCGTTCGAGGTGCTGATGCGGGTGTTCTCGGCATTCCGCGAACGCCTGCAGCTGGAGGCGTTCGAATTCTTCACCGACCGCGCGGTGCAGCACGTCACCGCGCATGGCGCGCCGTACCCGTTCGCCGAAACCTACCCGTACTACGTGGTCACCGAGTACGCCGCGGCCGACGAAGCGGGCGAGGCCGCGGCACTGGCCGCGTTCGAGCACTGCATGGAGCAGGGCTGGGTGCTGGACGGGGTGATCAGCGCCAGCGAGGCGCAGGCGCAGCAGCTGTGGCGCCTGCGCGAGGGCATCACCGAGGCGCTGGCGCGCTACCGGCCGTACAAGAACGACGTGTCGGTGCGGATCTCTGCGATGCCGAACTTCCTGGCCGAGGCGCAGTCGCTGATCGGCGGCGCCTACCCGCATTTCGACGTGGTCTGGTTCGGCCATATCGGCGACGGCAACCTACACATCAACGTGCTCAAGCCCGACGACACCAGCGACGCCGAGTTCCTGGGCCAGTGCGAGCACGTGACCAAGCTGCTGGCGCAGGTGCTGCACCGTTTCCACGGCAGCATCTCGGCCGAGCATGGCATCGGCCTGGTCAAGAAGCCCTACCTGTCCAGCACCCGCGATGCGGCGGAAATCGCGCTGATGCGCGGGGTGAAGCAGGCATTCGACCCATTGGGTTTGATGAATCCGGGCAAGGTGTTCGACCTGTAG